A portion of the Streptomyces coeruleoprunus genome contains these proteins:
- a CDS encoding DUF5324 family protein translates to MTRMDSVRAATGSAKESVLHAAEVVAPYADSAKEQAAHYAHEARVKMAPKVSRAARRARVQYDAYVAPRVPPKMDEAAHRAALRTRKAARQAADFTAPRVNQARAAAGPVRDEAMARSIATLAALRGQVRPKDIRKLMRKQRRRARTGRAVKGVAVIGVLFGGAVAAWKWWDKQANPDWLVEPPAATDLSEQPLTSVDGSGPASLTPEAGAEPGAQPETTEDEDDDDRR, encoded by the coding sequence GTGACCCGCATGGACAGCGTGCGCGCCGCGACCGGTTCGGCGAAGGAGAGCGTGCTGCACGCCGCGGAAGTGGTGGCGCCCTACGCCGACTCGGCGAAGGAACAAGCCGCGCACTACGCGCACGAGGCACGCGTGAAGATGGCGCCGAAGGTCTCCAGGGCAGCCCGCAGGGCCCGTGTCCAGTACGACGCGTACGTCGCGCCCCGCGTCCCGCCGAAGATGGACGAGGCCGCGCACCGGGCCGCGCTGCGTACCCGTAAGGCCGCCCGGCAGGCGGCGGACTTCACCGCGCCGCGGGTGAACCAGGCGAGGGCCGCGGCGGGTCCCGTACGGGACGAGGCCATGGCCCGCTCGATCGCCACCCTGGCCGCACTGCGCGGTCAGGTGAGGCCGAAGGACATCAGGAAGCTCATGCGCAAGCAGCGGCGCCGGGCGAGGACCGGCCGCGCCGTCAAGGGCGTCGCGGTCATCGGCGTGCTGTTCGGCGGCGCGGTGGCCGCGTGGAAGTGGTGGGACAAGCAGGCCAACCCCGACTGGCTGGTCGAGCCCCCGGCGGCCACGGACCTCTCCGAGCAGCCGCTCACCTCCGTCGACGGCAGCGGTCCCGCCTCACTCACCCCGGAGGCCGGGGCGGAACCGGGCGCGC